From a single Miscanthus floridulus cultivar M001 chromosome 8, ASM1932011v1, whole genome shotgun sequence genomic region:
- the LOC136471948 gene encoding 26S proteasome non-ATPase regulatory subunit 8 homolog A-like isoform X1, producing MDPKMTEVTQMFARFKAAYARNDLDACVTLLSQLKVHLTKFPSLPPSFQQTPNAVEELKLARDIYEHAVVLSVKLEDQDAFERDFCQLKPYYMDTCGIIPPSAEEYPILGLNLLRLLVQNRIAEFHTELELLPVKALEHPCIKHAVELEQSFMEGAYNRVLSARQAVPHETYVYFMDLLAKTVRDEIAGCSEKGYDSLSVSDAKQMLMFSSDQDLHEYITEEHPEWEITNGAVFFQKAKESQPCKEIPSLQLINQTLSYARELERIV from the exons ATGGATCCGAAGATGACGGAGGTGACCCAGATGTTCGCCCGCTTCAAGGCGGCATACGCCCGCAACGACCTCGACGCCTGCGTCACCCTCCTCTCGCAGCTCAAG GTCCATCTCACCAAATTCCCCAGCCTTCCGCCCTCGTTTCAGCAGACACCGAACGCTGTGGAGGAGCTCAAACTTGCAA GGGATATTTATGAGCATGCTGTTGTTTTGAGTGTGAAACTTGAGGACCAAGATGCATTTGAACGCGATTTCTGCCAGCTCAAGCCTTATTACATGGATACATG TGGCATAATTCCCCCATCAGCAGAGGAGTACCCAATTTTGGGACTCAATCTTCTGAGGCTGTTGGTTCAGAATAGAATTGCCGAGTTCCACACTGAGCTGGAACTTCTACCTGTCAAGGCACTTGAGCATCCTTGCATCAAGCATGCGGTAGAGCTTGAGCAATCCTTCATGGAGGGTGCCTACAACAGAGTGTTAAGCGCTCGGCAGGCTGTGCCACATGAGACCTACGTTTACTTCATGGACCTTCTTGCCAAAACAGTTAG AGATGAGATCGCTGGGTGCAGCGAAAAGGGGTATGATTCCCTATCTGTAAGTGATGCAAAGCAAATGCTTATGTTCAGTTCTGACCAAGATCTGCACGAGTACATCACAGAG GAGCACCCGGAATGGGAAATTACGAACGGTGCTGTCTTCTTCCAGAAAGCGAAGGAGTCGCAGCCCTGCAAGGAGATCCCATCCTTGCAGCTCATCAACCAGACGCTCAGCTACGCAAGGGAGCTGGAGCGTATTGTATGA
- the LOC136471948 gene encoding 26S proteasome non-ATPase regulatory subunit 8 homolog A-like isoform X2 yields the protein MDPKMTEVTQMFARFKAAYARNDLDACVTLLSQLKVHLTKFPSLPPSFQQTPNAVEELKLARDIYEHAVVLSVKLEDQDAFERDFCQLKPYYMDTCGIIPPSAEEYPILGLNLLRLLVQNRIAEFHTELELLPVKALEHPCIKHAVELEQSFMEGAYNRVLSARQAVPHETYVYFMDLLAKTVRDEIAGCSEKGYDSLSVSDAKQMLMFSSDQDLHEYITEVHPEWEITNGAVFFQKAKESQPCKEIPSLQLINQTLSYARELERIV from the exons ATGGATCCGAAGATGACGGAGGTGACCCAGATGTTCGCCCGCTTCAAGGCGGCATACGCCCGCAACGACCTCGACGCCTGCGTCACCCTCCTCTCGCAGCTCAAG GTCCATCTCACCAAATTCCCCAGCCTTCCGCCCTCGTTTCAGCAGACACCGAACGCTGTGGAGGAGCTCAAACTTGCAA GGGATATTTATGAGCATGCTGTTGTTTTGAGTGTGAAACTTGAGGACCAAGATGCATTTGAACGCGATTTCTGCCAGCTCAAGCCTTATTACATGGATACATG TGGCATAATTCCCCCATCAGCAGAGGAGTACCCAATTTTGGGACTCAATCTTCTGAGGCTGTTGGTTCAGAATAGAATTGCCGAGTTCCACACTGAGCTGGAACTTCTACCTGTCAAGGCACTTGAGCATCCTTGCATCAAGCATGCGGTAGAGCTTGAGCAATCCTTCATGGAGGGTGCCTACAACAGAGTGTTAAGCGCTCGGCAGGCTGTGCCACATGAGACCTACGTTTACTTCATGGACCTTCTTGCCAAAACAGTTAG AGATGAGATCGCTGGGTGCAGCGAAAAGGGGTATGATTCCCTATCTGTAAGTGATGCAAAGCAAATGCTTATGTTCAGTTCTGACCAAGATCTGCACGAGTACATCACAGAGGTA CACCCGGAATGGGAAATTACGAACGGTGCTGTCTTCTTCCAGAAAGCGAAGGAGTCGCAGCCCTGCAAGGAGATCCCATCCTTGCAGCTCATCAACCAGACGCTCAGCTACGCAAGGGAGCTGGAGCGTATTGTATGA
- the LOC136476342 gene encoding VIN3-like protein 2 isoform X1 translates to MDPEKQNGMSLMDKRQLVYEVARWPQGAVEILQCWTRRELLELICAELGKERKYTNVPKAKMIAYLLKLVSRKSGKNGHLKDDNANVMLSGQDNKDETQIKESEEQSRPLKTANSDPSIRREACPGSSVVCSNVACQATRNAGDKYCKRCSCCICNKYDDNKDPSLWLVCSSDNPYSGCSCGVSCHLNCALKNKKAGIVKNGCNKLDCSFCCVSCGKINWLMRSLQKQLAIAREARRVDVLCERLSLSHKMVKGSERYKEIASLISSAVKILEKEVGGALDQVSVIMGRGIVNRLTCGTEVQKLCSSALEIVDSTVDNILEFESSNSPKFLGPQPQIVDVTPFSVVIVLNYQDNIGMEQIDGSKVWHRSAKVCNYSSEPTCHILRPNTRCLVSGLSPSTEYFFKVLPFSSIQGFTAWEAKCSTRSLGWSQCSTQNSESMCLKEDSMQHQKKDLNVQNHQRTIQYDSPKGSTNSSENNLSCERYSKRAKVARLDGASDNDESQLLPTSEVLPFASSNSSPSEAPSKPDLLIGTPDSASKNYVEQQYEYCVKVVRWLEHEGHMDNDFRVKFLTWFSLKATAQDRRIVGAFVDALIGDPASLVAQLVDAFMDVICIKEKPSQAQQKDACCKVASEFC, encoded by the exons ATGGAtccagaaaaacaaaatgggatgAGCCTGATGGACAAGAGACAACTAGTATACGAAGTTGCAAGATGGCCGCAAGGTGCCGTGGAGATTCTTCAGTGCTGGACCCGCAGGGAACTTCTTGAGCTTATTTGTGCTGAGCTGGGCAAAGAGAGGAAGTATACCAATGTCCCAAAAGCTAAGATGATTGCTTATCTATTGAAATTAGTTTCACGAAAGAGTGGAAAGAATGGACATCTCAAGGATGATAATGCAAATGTTATGTTATCAGGGCAGGATAACAAAGATGAAACACAAATAAAGGAATCTGAGGAACAATCACGACCACTCAAAACTGCAAACTCTGATCCATCAATACGCAGAGAGGCTTGTCCTGGTAGTTCAGTGGTGTGCAGCAATGTTGCATGCCAAGCCACACGGAATGCAGGAGATAAATATTGCAAACGTTGCTCTTGCTGCATTTGCAATAAATATGATGATAACAAAGACCCTAGCTTGTGGTTGGTTTGCAGCTCTGATAATCCATACAGTGGTTGTTCATGTGGTGTCTCTTGTCACCTAAACTGTGCTCTAAAGAATAAAAAGGCTGGCATTGTCAAGAATGGGTGCAACAAGTTAGACTGTAGTTTCTGCTGTGTTAGCTGTGGGAAAATCAACTGGCTAATGAG GAGTTTGCAAAAACAACTTGCAATTGCTAGGGAGGCAAGAAGAGTTGATGTGCTTTGTGAGCGGCTGTCACTGAGCCATAAAATGGTAAAAGGGTCTGAACGTTACAAGGAAATAGCAAGCCTGATCAGCTCAGCTGTGAAAATACTTGAAAAAGAAGTTGGTGGTGCATTGGATCAGGTTTCTGTGATCATGGGGCGTGGCATCGTGAACCGGCTTACTTGTGGTACTGAAGTTCAGAAGCTTTGTTCAAGTGCATTAGAAATTGTAGACTCTACAGTGGATAACATCTTGGAGTTCGAGTCAAGTAATAGTCCAAAATTCCTAG GTCCCCAGCCCCAAATCGTTGACGTCACTCCATTTTCTGTGGTTATTGTGCTGAACTATCAGGATAACATTGGTATGGAGCAGATTGATGGTTCCAAAGTTTGGCACCGAAGTGCCAAGGTTTGCAACTATTCATCAGAGCCCACATGCCACATACTGAGGCCAAATACTAGGTGCCTGGTTTCTGGTCTGAGCCCTTCAACTGAATACTTCTTCAAGGTTTTGCCTTTTAGCAGCATACAGGGGTTTACTGCGTGGGAGGCAAAATGCAGTACACGCAGCCTGGGTTGGAGCCAATGCTCAACTCAGAACTCTGAGAGCATGTGCCTCAAAGAGGATTCAATGCAGCATCAGAAAAAGGATTTGAATGTGCAGAATCATCAGAGAACCATTCAATATGATTCACCTAAGGGTTCTACAAATTCAAGTGAGAACAATTTATCATGTGAGCGGTATTCCAAGCGGGCTAAGGTTGCAAGGTTAGATGGTGCAAGTGACAATGATGAAAGCCAGTTGCTGCCAACTTCTGAAGTTTTACCATTTGCAAGCTCCAACTCCTCTCCTTCCGAAGCTCCAAGTAAACCTGACTTGCTTATTGGCACCCCAGATTCAGCCTCCAAGAACTATGTGGAGCAGCAGTACGAGTACTGTGTGAAGGTGGTCAGGTGGCTGGAGCATGAAGGGCACATGGACAATGACTTCCGTGTAAAGTTCCTCACTTGGTTCAGCCTGAAGGCAACAGCACAGGACAGGCGAATTGTGGGCGCCTTCGTAGATGCTCTTATTGGTGATCCTGCAAGCTTGGTTGCCCAACTGGTTGATGCATTTATGGATGTCATCTGCATCAAGGAGAAGCCCTCTCAAGCACAACAGAAGGATGCATGCTGCAAG GTTGCATCCGAATTCTGTTGA
- the LOC136476342 gene encoding VIN3-like protein 2 isoform X2 translates to MDPEKQNGMSLMDKRQLVYEVARWPQGAVEILQCWTRRELLELICAELGKERKYTNVPKAKMIAYLLKLVSRKSGKNGHLKDDNANVMLSGQDNKDETQIKESEEQSRPLKTANSDPSIRREACPGSSVVCSNVACQATRNAGDKYCKRCSCCICNKYDDNKDPSLWLVCSSDNPYSGCSCGVSCHLNCALKNKKAGIVKNGCNKLDCSFCCVSCGKINWLMRSLQKQLAIAREARRVDVLCERLSLSHKMVKGSERYKEIASLISSAVKILEKEVGGALDQVSVIMGRGIVNRLTCGTEVQKLCSSALEIVDSTVDNILEFESSNSPKFLGPQPQIVDVTPFSVVIVLNYQDNIGMEQIDGSKVWHRSAKVCNYSSEPTCHILRPNTRCLVSGLSPSTEYFFKVLPFSSIQGFTAWEAKCSTRSLGWSQCSTQNSESMCLKEDSMQHQKKDLNVQNHQRTIQYDSPKGSTNSSENNLSCERYSKRAKVARLDGASDNDESQLLPTSEVLPFASSNSSPSEAPSKPDLLIGTPDSASKNYVEQQYEYCVKVVRWLEHEGHMDNDFRVKFLTWFSLKATAQDRRIVGAFVDALIGDPASLVAQLVDAFMDVICIKEKPSQAQQKDACCKVWH, encoded by the exons ATGGAtccagaaaaacaaaatgggatgAGCCTGATGGACAAGAGACAACTAGTATACGAAGTTGCAAGATGGCCGCAAGGTGCCGTGGAGATTCTTCAGTGCTGGACCCGCAGGGAACTTCTTGAGCTTATTTGTGCTGAGCTGGGCAAAGAGAGGAAGTATACCAATGTCCCAAAAGCTAAGATGATTGCTTATCTATTGAAATTAGTTTCACGAAAGAGTGGAAAGAATGGACATCTCAAGGATGATAATGCAAATGTTATGTTATCAGGGCAGGATAACAAAGATGAAACACAAATAAAGGAATCTGAGGAACAATCACGACCACTCAAAACTGCAAACTCTGATCCATCAATACGCAGAGAGGCTTGTCCTGGTAGTTCAGTGGTGTGCAGCAATGTTGCATGCCAAGCCACACGGAATGCAGGAGATAAATATTGCAAACGTTGCTCTTGCTGCATTTGCAATAAATATGATGATAACAAAGACCCTAGCTTGTGGTTGGTTTGCAGCTCTGATAATCCATACAGTGGTTGTTCATGTGGTGTCTCTTGTCACCTAAACTGTGCTCTAAAGAATAAAAAGGCTGGCATTGTCAAGAATGGGTGCAACAAGTTAGACTGTAGTTTCTGCTGTGTTAGCTGTGGGAAAATCAACTGGCTAATGAG GAGTTTGCAAAAACAACTTGCAATTGCTAGGGAGGCAAGAAGAGTTGATGTGCTTTGTGAGCGGCTGTCACTGAGCCATAAAATGGTAAAAGGGTCTGAACGTTACAAGGAAATAGCAAGCCTGATCAGCTCAGCTGTGAAAATACTTGAAAAAGAAGTTGGTGGTGCATTGGATCAGGTTTCTGTGATCATGGGGCGTGGCATCGTGAACCGGCTTACTTGTGGTACTGAAGTTCAGAAGCTTTGTTCAAGTGCATTAGAAATTGTAGACTCTACAGTGGATAACATCTTGGAGTTCGAGTCAAGTAATAGTCCAAAATTCCTAG GTCCCCAGCCCCAAATCGTTGACGTCACTCCATTTTCTGTGGTTATTGTGCTGAACTATCAGGATAACATTGGTATGGAGCAGATTGATGGTTCCAAAGTTTGGCACCGAAGTGCCAAGGTTTGCAACTATTCATCAGAGCCCACATGCCACATACTGAGGCCAAATACTAGGTGCCTGGTTTCTGGTCTGAGCCCTTCAACTGAATACTTCTTCAAGGTTTTGCCTTTTAGCAGCATACAGGGGTTTACTGCGTGGGAGGCAAAATGCAGTACACGCAGCCTGGGTTGGAGCCAATGCTCAACTCAGAACTCTGAGAGCATGTGCCTCAAAGAGGATTCAATGCAGCATCAGAAAAAGGATTTGAATGTGCAGAATCATCAGAGAACCATTCAATATGATTCACCTAAGGGTTCTACAAATTCAAGTGAGAACAATTTATCATGTGAGCGGTATTCCAAGCGGGCTAAGGTTGCAAGGTTAGATGGTGCAAGTGACAATGATGAAAGCCAGTTGCTGCCAACTTCTGAAGTTTTACCATTTGCAAGCTCCAACTCCTCTCCTTCCGAAGCTCCAAGTAAACCTGACTTGCTTATTGGCACCCCAGATTCAGCCTCCAAGAACTATGTGGAGCAGCAGTACGAGTACTGTGTGAAGGTGGTCAGGTGGCTGGAGCATGAAGGGCACATGGACAATGACTTCCGTGTAAAGTTCCTCACTTGGTTCAGCCTGAAGGCAACAGCACAGGACAGGCGAATTGTGGGCGCCTTCGTAGATGCTCTTATTGGTGATCCTGCAAGCTTGGTTGCCCAACTGGTTGATGCATTTATGGATGTCATCTGCATCAAGGAGAAGCCCTCTCAAGCACAACAGAAGGATGCATGCTGCAAGGTTTGGCACTAG